The DNA segment CCTCGGTTGATCCAATAGACACCCTCTGCTGCAAACAGTGGGGCCATGAGCCAGTGGCCCGGACCGAGTTCGGTGACCGCTTTGACTCTCTGGCTCAGATCGTGATCGAAGACACCGGTCACGGCCACACGTGCATAGCGGTGGCGGGACACATCGAAGTGCGTCGGTGGAGCCACCGGAGGCTGGAAGGCGCGGGCGGTCACCGTGTCGATGAGGTCCTGTTTCCACGCCAGGCGCCGTAGCTGCCAGTTGCCCAGCAGAACCAGGCACACGAACACCAGCAGCGTGGCGCACACCACGGTGACGCGCACCCAAGGACGGCGCTGCGTGTCCATCTCAGGGCAGGTTGCGCACGCGGTCGATCAATTCGTGGTCCGGCATCATGTTGTCGTGCAAGTGCAGCATGACCCAAATGGAGCCGGCGAGAATGATGACCAGCAGAATGGCAGTGAACACCAGCGACAGTGCCTGCCATCCGGCTTCCACCTTGATCGAGACATGCAGGAAATAGTGCACGTGCACGAGGATTTGTGCGGCGCCGAGGCCGAAGATCACCATCAGACTGACACCGAGGTTGTCGGCCTGACCCGACATCACCCAGGCAAACGGGATCACGGTCAGTACCACGGACAATGCAAACCCGGTGA comes from the Pseudomonadota bacterium genome and includes:
- the cyoD gene encoding cytochrome o ubiquinol oxidase subunit IV, whose amino-acid sequence is MSQEHADSMHATTRGYLTGFALSVVLTVIPFAWVMSGQADNLGVSLMVIFGLGAAQILVHVHYFLHVSIKVEAGWQALSLVFTAILLVIILAGSIWVMLHLHDNMMPDHELIDRVRNLP